A segment of the Georgenia sp. M64 genome:
GCGCTCGAGCGCCTGCGCCAGGGCATCGAGATCGAGTACCCGCTCCGGGCGGAGGTCGCGCACCTCTACCCCCGGAGCTCGCGACCGCCGGCCGCGTCCTCGAGCTCGTCAACGCCCGGCTCGACGTGCCCCTCCCCCCGGAGGAGGCCGTCCCGATCGCCCTGCACCTGGTCAACGCGGGGTTCGCCACCGGTGACCTGTCGCAGACCTACCGTATGACCGGCGTCTTCGCGCAGCTCTTCGACGTCCTCGAGCAGACGTACTCCCGGCCCTTCGACCGTGACACGGTCAACGCGGCCCGGTTCATCACGCACCTGCGGTACTTCTTCGTCAGGGCGCACACCGGACGTCAGCTCGACGACGGCGCGGGCCGGCTCGGCACCGCCATCCGGGGCGCCTACCCCGAGGCCTACTCGACGGCGCTGAAGCTCCAGGCGGTCCTCGAGCTCCGGCTCGGCCAGCCCCTCACCGAGGACGAGGTGACGTACCTGACGCTGCACGTCGCACGCATGGTCGACGAGGTCAGAGCCTGATCGTGCCCGCGCCCGCCGCCGACGCCCCTAGTCTTGGCCCCGGACAAGGACGCCCACCCGAGCGGAGCCGATGATGCAGACGTACCTCTACTTCTCACTGGTGCCCGAGGCGCTGATCGCCTCCCAGCTCCCGCCGGAGAAGTTCGGGCAGTACTACGCCACGGGGTACGGCTACAAGTCCAAGGGTCAGGCGATCTTCTTCGACGTCGACCCCGCGCGGCTCGGGGACTTCTTCGACCTCGAGGCGGCGTTCGAGCGGTGCGTCGCCCACCCCGACGGCCGCCCCAAGAGCTCGGTGTACGTCTCCACCTACCGGGTGCTCGAGCACGTGCCGGTCGACGCGCTCGGCAGCCTGCACCTCACCACCGCCTACGGCGCCACGCTCGAGCTCGGGCGCAGCGCGGACCTTCCGCCCGCCGGTGACGGTCTGCACCTGTACAAGGAGCTCGCCCCGGTGACCAGCCTCGTCGTCAGCGACCAGGACCCGCGCACCTTCTACGAGGGCATCACCGTGGAGCCGTCGAAGTTCGTCCGCTTCCCGGGACTGGCGTTCGTCGAGCTCGAGCTCGGCGAGCTCGCGAGCGACCCCGCCCGCGGCCACGTCGCGGACCTGCCCTACCACAACCTCCACCACCTCCGTGAGGCGCTGCTCGAGGTCTCCCAGCCCGACAAGTCGACGAAGATGGTCGAGCGGGTGCCGTCCGGGGAGTTCACCTACCGCACCGTCAAGGACGGCAGCGGGTTCTACTTCGGCAACGGCGCCGACCTTGCGTTCTACCCGATGCCCTCGCACCACGACCTCCGGCAGGACCACCCGCTGTGGTGGCGGTCCGCGAACCAGTGAGGCACGTCCACCGCGTGCGCGACGAGCACCGGGTGCGCGACGAGCACCGGGTGCGCGACGAGCACCGGGTGAGCGACGAGCACCGGGTGAGCGACGAGCACCGGGTGAGCGACGAGCACGGCGTGAGCGACCACCACCCGGGCCGGGCGGCGCCGGTGCTCGGGCTCCGGAGGCGCCGGTGAGGCAGCAGCACGGATGAGGGTCGCGATCGCGACGTGCACGGCCGTGCCACCGGGCTTCGACGACGACGAGCGCCTCGCCGAGGAGCTCGGTCGCCGGGGGATCGACGTCGCCAGGATCGCCTGGGACGCGCCGGGCACCCGCTGGGACACCTTCGACGCCGTCGTCATCCGGTCCACGTGGGACTACCCGCCCCGGCGGGCCGAGTTCCTCGCGTGGGCCGACGCCGTCGGCGCACGCCTGCACAACTCCCCCGCGCTCGTGCGGTGGAACAGCGACAAGCGCTACCTCGCCGACCTCGCCGCGGCCGGGATCCCGGTCGTCCCGACGACGTTCGTGGCTCCCGGCGAGCCGCTGCCGCAGCTGCGCGGCGAGGTCGTCGTCAACCCGAGCGTCTCGGCCGGCGCACGCGACACCGGCCGCTTCTCCGAACGCACCCACCACCTCGCCCGCGCGCTCGTGGCGCGCGTCCAGGCCGGCGGCCGGACGGCGATGGTCCAGCCCTACCTCCCCGCAGTGGACAGCCGCGGCGAGACGGCGGTGGTCTGCATCGACGGTGAGCCGCTCCACACCCTGCACAAGCACGCCGTCCTGCGGGCCGACGAGGTCGCTCCCGTGCGCGCCGACGACCTCGGTGCCGCCGAGGCGATGTACGACCCGGACCTCGTGGTGCCGGGCGAGGCGGAGCCCGCCGAGCTGGACCTCGTGGGCCGGGTCCTCGAGAGTGTCACCGCCCGCTTCCGCGGCGCCCCGCTCTACGCACGGGTCGACATGGTCCGGGCCGAGGACGGCGCACCGGTGCTGCTCGAGCTCGAGGCGGTCGAGCCGAACCTCTACCTCGACGTCGCACCGGAATCCCTCGGCCGGGTCGCCGACGCGATCGTCTCGCACGCGGCGGCCCTGCCCGGCTGAGCCCGGCCGCCCGCCGTCCGGTTCCGGTTGCGGCGCGCCCGCCCGGCCCTAGCATCACAGTTCTCACGTGAGCGCGCCGGGGCGGCCGGCCACCTCGTGGACCGGACAGGGGGACCCGTGGCTTCGACCACTCGTGCAGGTGACGACGTCCCACCTCGGCGGCGCCGCTCGCCCGTCGGGGCGCTGCTGGGGTTCCTCATCGGGGTCGTGGTGACCACCGTCGTCGCCGTGGTCCTGCTCGGCATCGGCGTGGCCGGCGTGGGTGACGCCGAGGAGGCGATGGGCCCGACGCCGACGCCGACGCCGACAGCCGACCCGACGCCGCGCCAGGAGGGCGCGTCCGGTCCCGTGCCGGCCGCCTGCCTGGAGGCCGCGGAGTACAACCAGACGCTCAACGAGGCCCTGGACGAGATCGCCGTCGGCGTCCGCGACCAGGACGCACGCACGCTGCAGGAGGCGCTGGACGCCGTGCAGGACGCCCGGCCTGGCTCGGAGGCGGCGTCGCAGGAGTGCCAGGACCTCGCCGGGACCGACGGCGCCACGGATGAGGCCACGGCCGGGACCACCGGCGAGGAGACGGCCGGCACCACCGACGAGGAGACGGTCGGGACCACCGACGACGAGACGGCCGGGACCACCGACGACGAGACGGCCGGGACCACCGACACGGAGACGGCCTCCGACGGCGCCGGCACGACCGGCGACAGGGAGAGCACCGCGGGCGCCACCGCCGAGCCGACCGACTCCGCGACGCGATGAGCGAGCCGAGCAGGGTCGCCCGGCGCCGGGGCCTCGCGGAGCGCCTGTGGTACGGCTACGCGCGACTCATCGTCGCGCTGCGCTGGTTCGTCATCGTCGGGTGGGTGGCGGCGGCGGCCGCGGCGATGATCCTGCTCCCACCCCTGGGGACCACCGCCGACGACCTCGAGGCCCTGGGCGCCGACGACGCCAGCTTCGCCGCCGAGAAGCGCTCCGTCGAGCTCTTCGGCTTCCCGCTCCTCAGCCGGGTGGCGATGGTCCAGCACGACCCGGCCGGGATGACGACCCTCGCGCAGGCCGAGGGCGTCCTGCGCGGCATCGCCGTCAACCAGGACGCCTACGACACCGCGCTCCTCGGCGCCATCCCGATCCCGAACGCCGGTGGCGCGTTCCCCGGCGCCCAGGAGGAGGACACCGCCGTCATCACGTTCCTCTTCGCCGAGCCCACCGCCAGCTTCTTCGAGCAGACCGACGTCGCGAAGCAGTTCGCCGAGGACCAGCTCACCGATGCCGAGGACGCGTACGTGGGTGTGACGGGCTCGATGCCGGCCCGCGCCGCGCAGGGCCGCGTCGTCAACGCGTACGTGCCCGTGGTCGAGCTGACCACCCTCCTCGCCGTCCTCACCGTCGTCGCGCTCACGTTCCGCTCGCTCGCGGCGCCCGCCGTCACGCTCGTCTCGGTCGGTGCGGCGGTCGGGTTGACGATGGGCGTCGCCGGCTCGGTCGCGGAGGCCCTGGACTTCTCCGTCCCGGCGGACCTGCGCCCGCTCATCGTGGCGCTGCTGCTCGGCGTGGTGACCGACTACTGCATCTTCTACCTCTCGGGCCTGCGGGCCCGGCTCGCCGAGGGCCACGACCGGCTCGAGGCCGCTCGGCTGGCGACCGCGTCGTTCACCCCGATCGTCACCGTCGCGGGCCTCACGGTCGCCGCCGGGACCGCCTCGCTCGTCGTCGCCGGGTCGGCGCTCTTCAGCGGCTTCGGGCCCGGGCTGGCCGTCACCGTGCTCACCGGGGTGGTGGTGGCGATCACCCTCGTCCCGGCGATCCTCGCGGTGCTCGGCCCGCGCGCGTTCTGGCCGAGCGACATCCGCCTCGCGCTCGAGCGCGAGGCCGGCCGCCAGCGCTCCTCCGCCCTGACGTCGACCGTGACGCACCGCGGCTCCGCCGTCGTCGTGGCCGCCCTGTGCATCGCGGGGCTCGGCCTCGCCGCCTCCCAGGTGCGCCACATGGACCTCGGCCTCGGGTTCGTCCAGTCGCTGCCCGCCGACAGCGAGGTCGCGCGCGCCGCGGAGGCCGCCGGCGAGGGTTTCGCGCCCGGGATCGTCTCCCCCACCGAGCTGCTCGTCGAGGGCGACGGCGTGGGCGAGGACGAGGAAGCGGTTTCCCGTCTCGGCGAGGCGCTGCAGGCGCAGCCGGGCGTGGCCGGGGTCCTCGGTCCCGGTGACTCCGCCGCCGCGGACGACCTCGGCGTGCTCGTCGCCGAGAGCGGCGACGCCGTGCGCTACCTCGTCGTCCTCGACACGACGCCGCTCGAGGCCACCGCGATCGACAACCTCCGCGGTCTGCGCGAGAGCATGCCGGAGCTGACCGCCGAGGCCGGGCTCGACGGCGTCACGACCAGTCTCGCCGGCGACACCGCGCTCGCCGACGGGATCGTCAAGGACACGACCGACGACCTCCTGCGCATCAGCGTCGCCGCGCTGGCCGTCAACCTCCTCATGCTCGTGATCTTCCTCAGGGCGCTCGTCGCGCCCCTGTACCTCCTCGCCTCGAGCGTCCTCGCCCTCGGCGCCACCCTCGGCATCACCGTCATGGTCTTCCAGGGGGTGCTCGGGCACGACGACCTCACCTTCTACGTGCCCTTCGCCGCCGCCGTGCTCCTGCTGTCCCTCGGCTCGGACTACAACATCTTCGCGGTGGGACGGGTCTGGCAGCTCGCCCGCGACCGCTCCCTGCGCGACGCGATGCTCGCCGGGGTCCCCCAGTCCACCCGCGCCATCACGGCTGCCGGCCTGGCCCTTGCCTCCAGCTTCGGGCTCCTCGCCCTGGTGCCGCTGCGCCCGTTCCGCGAGCTGGGGTTCGTGCTCGCGGTGGGGATCCTCATCGACGTGTTCGTCGTGCGGGCGCTGCTGGTGCCGTCGCTGCTGACCATCGTCGGCACGGTGAGCAGCTGGCCGTCGAGGCGCCTGCGGCGACGGGAGCCGCAGACGTCGGCGGCGGCGCCACCCGCGCGGGAGAGGTAGCGGACCGCCCGGACCACGGCAGGCCGACGTCCGCCACCCGTCCGCGCCGCCATACCGCGGCAGAGCCCGTCGGCGCGGTCATACCGCGGCGGAGCCCGTCGGCGCGGTCATACCGCGGCGGAGCCGTGCCGGCCCGAGCACTCCGGGCAGCCGGACACGCTCGGCTGAGCCCGTCACCCGGGAGGAACGCAGGAGCCCCGTCGCGCAGCGTGCGCGACGGGGCTCCTGCGTCAGTCCGGCCGTCAGAAGATGGAGTACTCGCCCAGGCGGTCGATCTGCTCGACGCTGTGGGCCGTCTCCAGGATCCACTCGAGGTACGTGGTCATTGGTGCCTCCAATCGAGGTGCTCAGCAGGAACGGTTCGAAGAACACGCCCTTGGGCACCCCGACCGGGCTATCACCCGGCAACATCCAGGATACGGGGCCGGACGTTGATGAGCGGGCGAAGGCCGGGTGACCTTGTTCATGTGCGCGTGTGGTGGAAGACCTGAACATCGGACCAGGTACGCGACGGCATGACCCTTGCCAGGCCCTCCGATGAGCTTGCCGGGCCCTCCGATGACTGCGTCGGTGCGGTGCACCGCCGATACCGGCGATCTCGCCGTCGATGCTTGCCGGGGACGGCGCCACGGAGGACTCTGTAGACCCCGCCCTGGTCGGAGGCATTCATGGGCAAGCTGATCTACGCGGCCAACATCTCGCTCGACGGCTACCTCGAGGACGAGGCCGGCTCGTTCGACTGGTCCGTGCCGGACGAGGAGGTGCACGCGTTCTGGAACGAGCACGAACGGCACATCGGCACCTCGCTCTACGGCCGCCGCATGTACGAGACGATGCGCGTCTGGGAGAGCGACGACTGGCTGACCGACGAACCGGACGTCGTCCGCGAGTACGCGCGGATCTGGCGCGACGCCGACAAGGTCGTCTACTCCACGACGCTCGCCGAGGTCTCCACGGCGCGGACGAGGATCGAGCGGGCCTTCGACCCCGAGGCGGTACGCCGCCTCAAGGAGACCTCCGACGCGGACCTGAGCATCGGCGGCGCGACCATCGGGGCCGAGGCGTTCCGTCACGGCCTGGTCGACGAGTGCGTGCTGCTCCTGTGCCCGGTGACCGTGGGCGGCGGCAAGCCGGCACTGCCCAGGGGCGTCCGACTCGACCTCGAGCTGCTGGACCACCGCCGGTTCCGCAACGGGGTGGTCTACCTGCGCCACGCGGTACGAAGCGCCACCTGAGCGGACGGACGTCGCGAGCCGGCACGCGCGTCGTGATGCGGCGACGTCTCGGTGCCCCGGCAGGACCCGGACCCGCGACCGACGACTGATGAGGGGATCGTCGGACCGACCGTCGCCCCTGGTCACCGTGCCGTGGGCCGGCCCCACCTGCGCTGCTGCCTCGGGACAGTTCCTCTCGCCCATGGCCTTCCCCGGACGCCTTACGGACTCGGTGCGGATCCGCTGGACCGACGGTGCCCGGGCGTCGACAGGACCGCGAGCTGTGCTGCACGTCGGAGACCCAGCCGTGATCGATGAGGACGTGGAGTGCTGCGGCTGGTGGTTGATCGCCGTGACGGTCCGGACCCGCAACCACCCCGCCCGCCCCGATGCCGACCGCCGAAGGTCCCAATCATCACCGGCTGACAGCCAGCGCTTGGACATCCACACGGTCAGGTCAGCGGTGTCCGGAGGGACTTATGACTCTTCCCGACCTGCGAAGCCCTGGGGCAGGCTGGTCCTGGAGGCGGTTTCTCAGCGTCCCGGCGTCGGGCACCGCAGGCCCGAGAAGCCTCTTGGAGGCACACGTGTCCGCCACGATCAGTTACCAGGACTACTGGGTCAACCCACGCATCAAGACAGCCGCTCTGTGGGCGTCCATGCTGTTCGTCTACGTGTACGTGGACTTGTTCGGCTTGTTCCGAGCGGACGTGCGGGCCGACATCGAGGCGGGCGAGATGTTCGTCTTCACCATCGGACAGGGCGTCCTGCTCGGCATGACCATCTACGTGCTCATCCCGATCCTGATGCTGTTTCTCAGCCTCGTCCTGCCGGTGAAGCTGACGCGGACGACCAACCTCGTCGTGCCCCTGCTTTACGCCGTCACGATCGTGGCCGGCGCCATCGGTGAGTGGAACTACTACCTCCTCGGCAGCCTCGTCGAGGTCACCCTGCTGGCTGGCGTCGTGTACTACGCGTGGACCTGGCCAACGACGACCGACGTTGTGACCGCCCCGGCGGACCAGTCCCGGGACGGCACACGCGGGCGCTTGGCGCCCTAGGTGGGCGGGTCGCTCACGCGTCCGGTCCTCGCCTGCTGAGGTCAACGATGGCAACGCACATCGAGAAGGTGCACGGGGAGATGGGCCAGGGTGTGCTGAGGTAGCCCTACCGACGGACGGCAGTCGTCGTCGGGGTGCTGCTCGTCGTGTGTTCGGCCGCCAGCATCCTGAGCGTGGCACCGCTCGGTTCCATGCTGGACAGCCCGGTCGATCTGGCACGGTTGGCGGCGAACGACGATCGGGTGGTGCTCGCGGCGCTGGTCGAGTTCGTGTGGGCAGCGAGCGGCGCCGGCATCGCGATTGCTCTCTACCCCGTGCTGCGACGCTACGGCCGTGCCCTGGCTCTCGGGGCTGTGGCCGCGCGGGTCGTCGAGGGAGTGCTGGTTCTCGTTGGCACGCTCAACCTCCTGGCTCTCTTCACGCTGGCCCGGCAGTCCCTGAGCTCAGGCTGGACCGACGACGCCTCGACCGACGCATCCGTGCAGCTGCTCCTCGCCGTGCGGGAATGGGTGCCGAGCTTCATGATCCTGTTGCCGTTCCTGCTCGGCGCCGGGATGTATTACTACCTGATGTACCGCTCGACCATCGTCCCGAGGTGGTTGTCGGGCTGGGGCCTCCCCGCGGTCGCGCTGTCCTTCGTGGCCACTCTCTCCTCCGGGTTCGCCCAGGAGTTCGGGTTCACCACGTTGAACACCGTTCTGAACGTCCCCGTCTTCCTGCAGGAGATGGTGCTGGCCGTGTGGCTGCTCGCCAAGGGGTTCAACCATGAGCCGAAGCGCCCCACAGACGTGCACGGAGGTTAGGCCATGCGGAAGCGCGCTCCGCACGTGAGTCGGGCAGGCCGCTTCGCGGCCCTGTACGTCGCGGCCGCCTGTTTCCGGTCACCAGCCAGGTGGCGGTCGTCGCCGGACTGGTCCGCGCCGGGCTGGTCCTGACCAGCGTCATGGTGTTCAACCACGGCATCACCGTGGCGGTGGACCAGCAGGCCAGTGACCCAGAAGCAGGCTGCCGCCACGTGGCAGATGATCAAGGCGGTTGCCGACGCTCTGGGTGGAGCCGGTGGCGGCGTCCTCGGCGGTAGTGGTTCCTGTTGGTGAGCTGGGTGGCGCCTCGTTCGAAGGTGTTTCGTGTCAGCCGGGCCGGCTCGGCCTCGGCGTCGGCGCCGCCGCGCTGCTCTCGGCGGTGCCCGTCTGGGCTTCCTCGAGGTGTGGTCGGCCTGCTGCACATCGCGTGGTTCCTCTGGTTCGGAGTCGTCACGGCCCGGACAGGATCGGATCGGCGGAACCACGGCTC
Coding sequences within it:
- a CDS encoding PRD domain-containing protein translates to MTGVFAQLFDVLEQTYSRPFDRDTVNAARFITHLRYFFVRAHTGRQLDDGAGRLGTAIRGAYPEAYSTALKLQAVLELRLGQPLTEDEVTYLTLHVARMVDEVRA
- a CDS encoding dihydrofolate reductase family protein codes for the protein MGKLIYAANISLDGYLEDEAGSFDWSVPDEEVHAFWNEHERHIGTSLYGRRMYETMRVWESDDWLTDEPDVVREYARIWRDADKVVYSTTLAEVSTARTRIERAFDPEAVRRLKETSDADLSIGGATIGAEAFRHGLVDECVLLLCPVTVGGGKPALPRGVRLDLELLDHRRFRNGVVYLRHAVRSAT
- a CDS encoding DUF4386 domain-containing protein — protein: MLLVVCSAASILSVAPLGSMLDSPVDLARLAANDDRVVLAALVEFVWAASGAGIAIALYPVLRRYGRALALGAVAARVVEGVLVLVGTLNLLALFTLARQSLSSGWTDDASTDASVQLLLAVREWVPSFMILLPFLLGAGMYYYLMYRSTIVPRWLSGWGLPAVALSFVATLSSGFAQEFGFTTLNTVLNVPVFLQEMVLAVWLLAKGFNHEPKRPTDVHGG
- a CDS encoding DUF6326 family protein produces the protein MSATISYQDYWVNPRIKTAALWASMLFVYVYVDLFGLFRADVRADIEAGEMFVFTIGQGVLLGMTIYVLIPILMLFLSLVLPVKLTRTTNLVVPLLYAVTIVAGAIGEWNYYLLGSLVEVTLLAGVVYYAWTWPTTTDVVTAPADQSRDGTRGRLAP
- a CDS encoding MMPL family transporter, coding for MSEPSRVARRRGLAERLWYGYARLIVALRWFVIVGWVAAAAAAMILLPPLGTTADDLEALGADDASFAAEKRSVELFGFPLLSRVAMVQHDPAGMTTLAQAEGVLRGIAVNQDAYDTALLGAIPIPNAGGAFPGAQEEDTAVITFLFAEPTASFFEQTDVAKQFAEDQLTDAEDAYVGVTGSMPARAAQGRVVNAYVPVVELTTLLAVLTVVALTFRSLAAPAVTLVSVGAAVGLTMGVAGSVAEALDFSVPADLRPLIVALLLGVVTDYCIFYLSGLRARLAEGHDRLEAARLATASFTPIVTVAGLTVAAGTASLVVAGSALFSGFGPGLAVTVLTGVVVAITLVPAILAVLGPRAFWPSDIRLALEREAGRQRSSALTSTVTHRGSAVVVAALCIAGLGLAASQVRHMDLGLGFVQSLPADSEVARAAEAAGEGFAPGIVSPTELLVEGDGVGEDEEAVSRLGEALQAQPGVAGVLGPGDSAAADDLGVLVAESGDAVRYLVVLDTTPLEATAIDNLRGLRESMPELTAEAGLDGVTTSLAGDTALADGIVKDTTDDLLRISVAALAVNLLMLVIFLRALVAPLYLLASSVLALGATLGITVMVFQGVLGHDDLTFYVPFAAAVLLLSLGSDYNIFAVGRVWQLARDRSLRDAMLAGVPQSTRAITAAGLALASSFGLLALVPLRPFRELGFVLAVGILIDVFVVRALLVPSLLTIVGTVSSWPSRRLRRREPQTSAAAPPARER